One segment of Solanum stenotomum isolate F172 chromosome 1, ASM1918654v1, whole genome shotgun sequence DNA contains the following:
- the LOC125860271 gene encoding LOW QUALITY PROTEIN: uncharacterized protein LOC125860271 (The sequence of the model RefSeq protein was modified relative to this genomic sequence to represent the inferred CDS: inserted 2 bases in 1 codon), with product MDISESTQMKAILGPESEPFETFIYDHMERSGENHSILNMMKLKDPDSLALKLSDFLSSSQNSDFREKCAKILYDLLVGDGEGCIWNNLSSSTQSTIKCILVVRIRLEESESIIKHLCYSFSNLFLPSDSWPELLPFLQECVNSNSNKLRDSFFLIFSGFSEGLCETLVPDIMISFPVFLNTLNDDTLDPQVRVAVLTTAVRFILYLPSSNDTELFQNLLPAMLRVLTDAVRNDAAQNMLNLFIELAKKEPRFFRRQLVDVVSDMFEIAEDKSVKEKTKHLAVEFVLTLVEAKKKAPGMMKKLPLFINNCFAMILKLLLDIEDEPSWYSTDTEHEYAGETQNFAFGEKCLERFSAALGGKNIASIAMEQLESYFDSPEWEKRHAALRAFYQIAEGSSKVMIKYLKKIVYAVLHSCQDPHPRVRWAAMVTIEQLSNDFYWEWQEKYHNQVVPVIVTAMDDFPRVQIAAACALIQFFDPEMPETLVPYLDQILNKLLVLLQNDDQMVQKAAIEALIDIAEFSNEHFKNFYDFVMPDLKSILINANDKSNYKLQSIALQCISNVGLAVGKEKFXDDLEKVMEVLKSLQESDTNIHILKACHSICKCIGKEFLPYMSTVMPPLVEYAQLEIDKDLDDECYDSIHEVKLGDGRIHITRRDLLDGKSTACNVLVLFAQTLHEAFYPWISQAASILIPLRNFYMDYYVRETMSCLLHSAKLLEEKGTAQDGIQLNFKQLSEEIILALGEALYSEPETETCTIILSELNKCLKVVYILITLIETFKDAFLPFHEELSSDLMPMRGKDETTGERTQRIRTFNAFMEHCDEVAQKYHSLYLPFLLDASNDDNPDVRQAAFCGLGLCAQYGGYDFKPFIGEALSRINAVIRHSKALEPDNVTAYDSAVSALGCICQFHLEDIDSVQIIPAWLNCLPIKDDMNKAKAVLEQLCSMVERSDRELRGPNYLHLPKVISVFTEVLCAGDDVVTEETANRIIHLLRHFKETILPAILASARAGDGIRIHFIT from the exons ATGGATATTAGTGAGTCGACTCAGATGAAGGCGATTCTAGGACCTGAATCCGAGCCATTTGAAACTTTCATTTACGATCACATGGAGAGGTCAGGGGAGAATCATTCAATATTGAACATGATGAAGCTCAAGGATCCTGACTCCCTTGCTCTTAAGCTTTCTGACTTTCTCAGTTCTTCTCAAAACTCTGATTTCCGTGAAAAATGTGCTAAAATCCTTTATGATTTGCTTGTTGGTGATGGTGAGGGGTGCATTTGGAACAATCTAAGTTCATCAACTCAATCCACCATCAAGTGTATCCTTGTTGTTCGTATAAGGCTCGAAGAATCAGAATCCATCATCAAGCACTTATGTTACAGCTTTTCGAACCTATTTCTACCATCTGATAGCTGGCCTGAATTGTTGCCTTTCCTACAGGAATGTGTTAATTCCAATTCAAACAAGTTAAGAGActcttttttcttaatcttctcTGGATTTTCTGAAGGCCTTTGCGAAACATTAGTCCCTGATATAATGATCTCATTCCCAGTTTTCCTAAATACACTGAATGATGATACCCTTGATCCTCAAGTGAGGGTCGCGGTACTGACAACTGCGGTCAGATTCATTCTGTACCTCCCCAGTTCAAATGATACGGAGTTGTTTCAGAATCTATTGCCAGCTATGCTGAGGGTGCTGACTGACGCAGTGAGAAATGATGCCGCACAAAACATGCTGAATCTTTTTATTGAGTTGGCTAAGAAAGAGCCTAGGTTCTTCAGGAGGCAGCTTGTGGATGTAGTGAGTGACATGTTTGAGATAGCTGAGGATAAGAGTGTGAAAGAGAAGACAAAGCACTTGGCAGTTGAGTTCGTGTTAACTTTGGTTGAGGCGAAGAAAAAGGCTCCGGGGATGATGAAGAAGTTACCCTTGTTTATAAACAATTGCTTTGCAATGATTTTGAAGTTGTTACTGGATATTGAGGATGAACCTAGCTGGTATAGCACAGACACTGAACATGAGTACGCAGGGGAAACACAGAACTTCGCTTTTGGTGAGAAGTGTTTAGAACGGTTCTCGGCTGCATTAGGTGGAAAGAATATTGCCTCTATTGCCATGGAGCAGCTGGAGTCTTACTTTGACTCCCCGGAGTGGGAGAAGCGACATGCAGCTCTCAGGGCATTTTATCAGATAGCTGAAGGAAGCTCAAAG GTGATGATAaagtatttgaagaaaatagtGTATGCAGTTTTGCATTCTTGCCAAGATCCTCATCCTCGAGTCAGATGGGCCGCTATGGTTACAATCGAACAGTTGTCGAACGACTTCTATTGGGAGTGGCAAGAAAAATACCATAACCAAGTAGTTCCTGTAATAGTTACAGCAATGGATGATTTTCCTCGGGTGCAA ATAGCTGCAGCTTGTGCTCTTATACAATTCTTCGATCCTGAAATGCCAGAAACTTTGGTACCTTATTTGGATCAAATACTCAACAAACTGCTTGTACTTCTACAG AATGATGATCAAATGGTTCAGAAAGCAGCAATAGAGGCATTGATCGATATAGCTGAGTTTTCTAAT GAGCACTTCAAGAATTTCTATGATTTTGTAATGCCAGATTTGAAAAGTATCCTGATAAATGCAAATGATAAATCTAATTACAAGCTTCAAAGCATCGCCTTGCAGTGCATAAGCAACGTTGGGTTGGCTGTAGGCAAAGAGAAATT AGATGACTTAGAGAAG GTTATGGAAGTGCTCAAGTCATTACAAGAGTCTGATACTAATATTCACATTCTAAAG GCATGCCACTCAATTTGTAAGTGCATCGGTAAGGAATTTCTTCCTTACATGAGTACTGTTATGCCACCTTTGGTTGAATATGCTCAGCTTGAGATAGATAAAGACTTGGATGATGAATGTTATGATAG TATACATGAAGTCAAGTTAGGAGATGGAAGGATACACATCACAAGACGTGACCTCCTAGATGGGAAATCTACAGCCTGTAATGTCCTTGTTTTATTTGCTCAGACATTGCACGAAGCCTTCTACCCATGGATTTCCCAG GCTGCTTCAATATTAATTCCCCTTCGGAATTTCTATATGGATTATTATGTCAGGGAAA CAATGTCATGCCTATTGCATTCTGCTAAACTTTTGGAAGAGAAAGGGACTGCTCAAGATGGAATCCAGTTAAACTTCAAGCAGTTGTCTGAAGAGATAATACTGGCTCTGGGGGAAGCTTTATATTCG GAGCCTGAGACAGAAACATGTACAATTATTTTGAGTGAATTGAATAAATGCCTAAAG GTTGTTTACATATTGATAACATTGATCGAAACATTCAAGGATGCTTTCTTGCCCTTCCATGAAGAGCTTTCATCAGATCTAATGCCTATGAGG GGAAAGGATGAAACAACTGGAGAGAGAACACAACGTATTCGTACATTCAATGCCTTCATGGAGCATTGTGATGAAGTAGCTCAAAA GTACCATAGTTTATATCTTCCTTTTCTCTTAGACGCAAGCAATGACGACAATCCAGATGTTAGACAG GCTGCATTTTGTGGACTTGGGCTTTGTGCTCAATATGGTGGTTATGATTTCAAACCTTTTATTGGAG AGGCTCTTTCAAGGATCAATGCAGTCATTAGGCATTCCAAAGCTCTTGAACCTGACAACGTAACGGCATATGATAGTGCTGTTTCTGCACTTGGTTGCATATGTCAATTTCATCTGGAAGATATTGACTCAGTGCAG ATTATTCCGGCTTGGCTGAATTGTCTTCCGATAAAAGATGACATGAACAAAGCCAAAGCAGTTCTAGAGCAGCTCTGTTCAATGGTTGAAAG ATCAGACAGAGAACTAAGGGGTCCCAACTATCTGCACCTTCCAAAGgttatttcagtttttactGAG GTTCTATGTGCTGGAGACGATGTTGTTACAGAAGAAACTGCAAATCGCATAATTCATCTGTTAAGGCATTTCAAGGAAACAATACTACCAGCCATCTTGGCATCGGCACGAGCAGGAGATGGAATTAGAATCCATTTTATCACCTGA